From a single Nicotiana tomentosiformis chromosome 2, ASM39032v3, whole genome shotgun sequence genomic region:
- the LOC104093271 gene encoding transcription factor DYT1 produces MTKETIITDAITYIRELQTNVNNLSEQLLEMEATHGEELETKREENIDTAEEMANWGIEPEVQVAHIGTSKLWIKIVCQKKRGGFTKLMEAMNVLGFDLNDTSVTASKGALLVTSSVEVVRGGLIDAHQIREILLEIIRGI; encoded by the exons ATGACAAAAGAAACCATAATTACTGATGCCATCACTTACATTAGGGAACTACAGACAAATGTGAACAACCTAAGTGAGCAGCTTCTAGAAATGGAGGCAACTCATGGAGAGGAATTGGAGACAAAAAGGGAAGAGAATATTGATACTGCCGAGGAGATGGCTAACTGGGGCATAGAG CCTGAAGTTCAAGTGGCTCACATTGGTACAAGTAAGCTTTGGATAAAGATAGTCTGCCAGAAGAAAAGAGGTGGATTTACTAAACTGATGGAGGCAATGAATGTTCTTGGATTTGATCTCAATGACACCAGTGTCACTGCCTCCAAAGGAGCTCTTCTTGTTACTTCATCTGTGGAG GTGGTTCGCGGAGGACTAATTGATGCTCATCAAATCAGAGAGATCTTGCTGGAGATCATCCGCGGCATATAG
- the LOC104093270 gene encoding uncharacterized protein: MANLHSLLKIYTLFLSIFLFSFTISSASIHDLLRSRGLPAGLFPKNAVKSYDLDQHGHLQVYLDSPCVAKFETRVFFDSVVRANLSYGGLIGVEGLSQEELFLWLPVKDIIVYDPSSGLILFDIGLAHKQMSLSLFEEPPICSPQGNGGVLMKKEGRKETGFQIERYKDLAVSGI, translated from the exons ATGGCCAACCTTCACAGCCTCCTCAAGATATATACACTTTTTCTATCCATCTTTCTCTTCTCTTTCACCATTTCCTCAGCTTCAATCCATGACCTTCTCAGAAGCAGGGGCCTCCCAGCTGGGCTATTCCCAAAGAATGCTGTAAAATCATATGATCTTGATCAACATGGTCATCTCCAAGTCTACTTGGACAGTCCTTGTGTTGCAAAATTTGAGACAAGGGTGTTCTTTGACAGTGTTGTGAGAGCTAACCTTAGCTATGGTGGATTAATTGGAGTGGAGGGCCTTTCTCAAGAAGAGCTGTTCCTTTGGTTGCCAGTGAAAGACATCATTGTTTATGATCCTTCTTCTGGTTTGATCTTGTTTGACATTGGTTTGGCTCATAAACAGATGTCTCTTTCTCTCTTTGAAGAGCCTCCTATTTGTAGTCCTCAAG GAAATGGAGGTGTGTTGATGAAGAAGGAAGGAAGGAAAGAGACTGGATTTCAGATTGAAAGATATAAAGACCTTGCAGTCAGTGGAATCTGA